The following are encoded in a window of Francisella tularensis subsp. tularensis genomic DNA:
- the iglF gene encoding type VI secretion system putative effector IglF, which translates to MNNNIDKWFENLFSNIHLYYKQEQSYKISKLNECITNVIKFINIKDYRKADIYNLTYVIEDVRYSTNLILSDSAIKFNDLILKKLDNLLDCTDINYFTSLMKNLKVLLEKYKLVIEKDISNRIELIKTKQIDKLESIFLDYINNHSISAYDDSLVKLYVKTIQNPNSIEAIDEYKSYFDTLKIFIKDHKNIVSFIPFRKNPILSLLKLAYLIRTGLYKTDRLLASDIILLRALYSINKDTYKLSLINEKTDTNLSIVSLTSLQAKPSENLKKTIDFIDLQIFAISQYFDDFPLQDIFFQKKSQIDIFKSESLEQLIFSLKSISNIMFDEETLYKKIHIKNQLYKNLFLNNHNSLIEDIIEKSPANLLTKLANKYFQILLDIATIINIQLVSNNLKLIYPFLEFEKYFNQVTLEVSKKSQFNQEKLEKNILNIIRIYPLLNQNYQLLKDMEQKIIDDKNSIESNDIYKLSVFVNSKSFSTYKEIRTLTSNDHKDINIHKSLAKLNKNICNAKHKNAAETAKELTMVLLSKSYYMNPTLIGVYNLPPISNSFFLVLKEITNNPIIDSIKSKQEAYWKI; encoded by the coding sequence ATGAATAATAATATTGATAAATGGTTTGAGAATTTATTTAGCAATATCCATTTATATTATAAACAAGAGCAATCTTATAAAATAAGTAAGCTTAATGAGTGCATCACTAACGTAATCAAATTTATAAATATAAAAGATTATAGAAAAGCTGACATCTATAATCTGACCTATGTTATTGAAGATGTAAGATACTCAACGAATCTAATTTTATCTGACTCTGCAATTAAATTTAATGATTTAATATTAAAAAAATTAGATAACCTCTTAGATTGTACTGACATTAACTATTTTACTAGCCTTATGAAGAATTTAAAGGTTCTTTTAGAAAAGTATAAACTAGTAATAGAGAAAGATATATCGAATAGAATAGAACTTATAAAAACTAAGCAGATCGATAAACTAGAATCTATATTTTTAGACTATATAAACAACCATAGTATCAGCGCTTATGATGATAGTCTTGTAAAATTATATGTAAAAACTATACAAAATCCCAATTCCATTGAGGCTATAGATGAGTATAAATCATATTTCGATACGCTCAAAATATTTATAAAAGATCATAAAAATATAGTTAGTTTTATTCCCTTTAGAAAAAATCCTATTTTAAGCTTATTGAAATTAGCTTATTTAATTAGAACTGGTTTATATAAAACAGATCGTCTTTTAGCTAGCGATATTATTCTTTTAAGAGCTTTATATTCTATAAATAAAGATACATATAAATTAAGTCTTATAAATGAAAAAACAGATACTAACCTATCAATAGTTTCGCTGACGTCACTACAAGCTAAGCCCTCAGAAAACTTAAAAAAAACTATTGATTTTATAGATTTACAGATATTTGCTATATCTCAGTATTTTGATGATTTCCCTTTACAGGATATTTTTTTTCAAAAAAAATCACAAATAGACATTTTCAAGTCAGAATCACTAGAACAACTTATTTTCAGTTTAAAAAGTATTTCAAATATAATGTTTGATGAAGAAACACTATATAAAAAAATCCATATAAAAAATCAACTCTACAAAAACCTTTTTTTAAATAATCACAATAGTTTGATAGAAGATATTATAGAAAAATCTCCAGCAAACTTATTAACAAAGTTAGCTAATAAATACTTCCAAATACTGCTAGACATAGCAACAATAATAAATATTCAATTAGTAAGTAATAATTTAAAGCTTATTTATCCTTTCTTAGAGTTTGAAAAATATTTTAATCAAGTAACTTTAGAAGTATCAAAAAAATCACAGTTTAATCAAGAAAAGCTAGAAAAGAATATTCTAAATATTATCAGGATATATCCTTTACTAAATCAAAACTACCAATTATTAAAGGATATGGAACAAAAAATTATTGATGATAAAAATAGTATAGAATCAAACGATATATATAAGCTTAGTGTTTTTGTAAATAGCAAAAGTTTTTCTACCTATAAAGAAATCAGAACCTTAACCTCAAATGACCATAAAGATATTAACATCCACAAATCTTTAGCAAAACTGAACAAAAATATTTGTAATGCCAAACATAAGAATGCCGCTGAAACAGCTAAAGAGCTAACGATGGTTCTTTTAAGTAAATCTTACTATATGAATCCAACTTTGATAGGAGTATATAATCTACCGCCAATTTCAAATAGTTTTTTTTTGGTGCTTAAAGAGATTACAAATAATCCGATCATTGATAGTATAAAAAGCAAGCAAGAAGCTTATTGGAAAATTTAA
- a CDS encoding DotU family type IV/VI secretion system protein, giving the protein MKDFKEIEIILDIIKTTREIIEDNDNDNEKISYHRNNIRKSIFFLQEELLEKYSETVCKYIVFPLLAYVDEKLMLLREKSASNISWSLLQLEYYDRKDGGEYVFEITDNILSENIYPEICYQTISLILHNDFYGKYYDNIYNHSFLAYKKEIDKHIENSTIDSVNFIDIPVNSPPLSRKYSKTLKFLLRIGVPLGLFLLSLLILLSW; this is encoded by the coding sequence ATGAAAGACTTTAAAGAGATAGAAATTATTCTAGATATTATAAAAACTACAAGAGAAATTATAGAAGATAATGATAATGATAATGAGAAAATATCATACCATCGTAATAATATAAGAAAAAGTATTTTCTTCCTACAAGAAGAGCTCTTAGAAAAATATAGTGAAACTGTCTGTAAATATATAGTTTTTCCGTTACTTGCATATGTTGATGAAAAATTGATGCTACTTAGGGAAAAGTCAGCAAGCAATATTTCTTGGAGTCTACTACAATTAGAATATTATGATAGAAAAGATGGCGGTGAATATGTTTTTGAGATAACTGATAATATTTTATCAGAGAATATCTATCCAGAAATTTGCTACCAGACAATATCACTTATCCTACACAATGACTTCTATGGCAAATACTATGACAATATATATAACCATAGCTTTCTTGCTTATAAGAAAGAAATTGATAAGCATATAGAAAATTCGACAATTGATTCGGTTAATTTTATTGATATACCCGTTAATAGCCCCCCACTGTCAAGAAAATATAGTAAGACGCTTAAATTCTTATTAAGAATAGGCGTTCCTTTAGGACTGTTTCTTTTAAGCTTACTAATTTTATTAAGCTGGTAA
- the tssI gene encoding type VI secretion system tip protein TssI/VgrG has protein sequence MSKADHIFNLEEQGLLIDIKDDSKGCTTKLESSGKIKHYATESIESSADKQIIENVKDSKISITEKEILLATKKSSIMLSEDKIVIKIGNSLIILDDSNISLESATINIKSSANINIQASQNIDIKSLNNSIKADVNLNAEGLDVNIKGSVTASIKGSTATMVG, from the coding sequence ATGTCAAAAGCAGACCATATTTTCAACTTAGAAGAGCAAGGCTTGCTCATAGATATCAAAGATGATTCAAAAGGCTGCACTACGAAACTAGAGTCCTCTGGAAAAATCAAGCATTATGCAACTGAATCGATAGAGTCAAGCGCTGATAAACAAATAATTGAAAATGTCAAAGACTCAAAAATATCAATAACTGAAAAAGAAATTTTGTTAGCTACTAAGAAATCAAGCATTATGCTTAGTGAAGATAAAATTGTCATAAAAATAGGTAATTCTTTAATTATACTTGATGATTCAAATATTTCGCTAGAGTCTGCAACTATTAATATAAAAAGCTCTGCTAATATAAATATTCAAGCATCACAGAACATAGATATAAAAAGTCTAAATAATAGTATCAAAGCAGATGTAAACCTTAATGCTGAAGGGTTAGATGTAAATATTAAAGGAAGTGTAACAGCAAGCATAAAAGGTTCTACAGCAACAATGGTTGGATAA
- the iglE gene encoding type VI secretion system lipoprotein IglE has translation MYNKLLKNFCLVLSTIIGLSSCISDGLYINNNIPKTKIVLESKPDKNIFYSDNYQSISQRIYDDNVKVLNLKTGKNEFLLDKDIKDYALYFILPENKKTENWKYIISSDSVNKFTIKNDSSIEKD, from the coding sequence ATGTACAATAAATTATTGAAAAATTTTTGTTTAGTATTATCCACAATCATAGGGCTTAGCAGTTGTATTAGTGATGGTTTGTATATCAACAACAATATTCCTAAGACAAAAATAGTTCTAGAATCTAAACCTGATAAAAATATTTTCTACTCAGATAACTATCAATCTATTTCTCAAAGAATATATGATGATAATGTAAAAGTATTAAATCTTAAAACAGGAAAGAATGAATTTCTATTAGATAAAGATATCAAGGATTATGCCTTGTATTTTATACTTCCTGAAAATAAAAAAACTGAAAACTGGAAATACATAATAAGTTCAGATTCTGTAAATAAATTTACTATAAAAAATGATAGTAGCATAGAAAAAGATTAA
- the pdpE gene encoding type VI secretion system protein PdpE: MSKKIFKLLSISIIFSIYQQTFSNTITASTFELKNSSKKNATIFLNLNEFCPTNIAACKDENDNNCIYITELVREPLSRIYYYLAVPITSKSVKDLTILYKHDKEESPPEAINICLSLFKNNKHETYYSQVIYNWFVSSELYLSFSEGSIFINKDINNSNNYDKGNFLSVNLERIADGWAPPHYEKKITII, encoded by the coding sequence ATGAGTAAAAAAATATTTAAATTATTATCAATTTCAATAATATTTAGTATATATCAACAAACATTTAGTAATACAATAACAGCTAGTACATTCGAACTAAAAAATAGTTCTAAAAAAAATGCTACTATCTTTCTAAATTTGAACGAGTTCTGTCCGACTAATATAGCAGCATGCAAAGATGAGAATGACAATAATTGTATTTATATAACTGAATTAGTTAGAGAACCTCTTAGTCGTATTTACTATTACTTAGCCGTGCCAATTACCAGCAAATCAGTTAAAGACTTAACAATATTATATAAACATGATAAAGAAGAATCTCCACCAGAAGCAATAAATATATGTTTGAGTTTATTTAAAAATAATAAGCATGAAACATACTATTCTCAAGTTATATATAATTGGTTTGTATCTTCAGAATTATATTTATCATTTAGTGAAGGATCTATTTTTATAAATAAAGATATTAATAATTCTAATAATTATGATAAAGGTAATTTTCTAAGCGTAAATCTCGAACGTATAGCTGATGGCTGGGCTCCTCCTCATTATGAAAAGAAAATTACTATAATATAA
- the iglC gene encoding type VI secretion system tube protein IglC translates to MSEMITRQQVTSGETIHVRTDPTACIGSHPNCRLFIDSLTIAGEKLDKNIVAIEGGEDVTKADSATAAASVIRLSITPGSINPTISITLGVLIKSNVRTKIEEKVSSILQASATDMKIKLGNSNKKQEYKTDEAWGIMIDLSNLELYPISAKAFSISIEPTELMGVSKDGMSYHIISIDGLTTSQGSLPVCCAASTDKGVAKIGYIAAA, encoded by the coding sequence ATGAGTGAGATGATAACAAGACAACAGGTAACAAGTGGCGAGACCATTCATGTGAGAACTGATCCTACTGCATGTATAGGATCTCATCCTAATTGTAGATTATTTATTGATTCTTTAACTATAGCTGGGGAGAAACTTGATAAAAATATCGTTGCTATAGAGGGTGGAGAGGATGTCACGAAAGCTGATTCGGCTACAGCTGCTGCTAGTGTAATACGTTTATCTATAACGCCAGGCTCTATAAATCCAACAATAAGTATTACTCTTGGTGTTCTAATTAAATCAAATGTTAGAACTAAAATTGAAGAGAAAGTTTCGAGTATATTACAAGCAAGTGCTACAGATATGAAAATTAAGTTAGGTAATTCTAATAAAAAACAAGAGTATAAAACTGATGAAGCATGGGGTATTATGATAGATCTATCTAATTTAGAGTTATATCCAATAAGTGCTAAGGCTTTTAGTATTAGTATAGAGCCAACAGAACTTATGGGTGTTTCAAAAGATGGAATGAGTTATCATATTATATCTATAGATGGTCTTACAACATCTCAAGGAAGCTTGCCAGTATGTTGCGCAGCTAGCACAGATAAAGGAGTTGCTAAAATAGGATATATTGCAGCTGCATAG
- the iglJ gene encoding type VI secretion system baseplate protein IglJ: MKTILKIFLTYKQYWKILNMQHINNINKNISLNNFVSLLKSQKYSLKRINFIPVMINKTSSPTILDIYDNKETLNVKINIFKIKPFTKLQSIYQEYIQNNNDLAIEILGYGLKVLLKLYILDTKALHKFTTKNSYYIQCAPKYTIDNIINNIYKLLSEDYCTVIDYKEKLINIKRKQIVVGDSYVGKSFLGAYIPSYVYIINIKIYLISKNQYVINKIKTQIKKIEEKITNLPFKIELEISIENNKKNQIYLGYFNL; this comes from the coding sequence ATGAAGACTATTTTGAAGATCTTTTTGACATATAAACAATATTGGAAGATATTAAATATGCAACACATCAATAATATCAATAAAAATATCTCTCTAAATAACTTTGTAAGCCTTCTAAAAAGTCAGAAATATTCTTTGAAAAGAATAAATTTCATACCGGTAATGATTAATAAAACCTCATCTCCTACCATATTAGATATTTATGATAATAAAGAAACTCTAAATGTAAAAATAAATATCTTTAAAATCAAACCATTCACTAAATTACAGAGTATTTATCAAGAATATATCCAAAACAATAATGACTTGGCTATTGAAATACTTGGATACGGATTAAAAGTGCTACTAAAGTTATACATTTTAGATACTAAAGCACTGCACAAATTCACAACAAAAAATAGTTATTATATTCAATGTGCTCCCAAATACACTATAGATAACATAATAAACAATATCTATAAATTACTCTCGGAAGACTATTGCACAGTAATAGATTATAAAGAAAAACTAATCAATATAAAGAGAAAACAAATAGTAGTAGGAGATTCTTACGTTGGAAAATCTTTCTTGGGGGCATATATTCCCTCATATGTTTATATTATAAACATTAAGATATATCTCATTAGTAAAAATCAATATGTCATAAATAAAATCAAAACTCAAATTAAAAAAATTGAGGAAAAAATTACAAATCTCCCATTTAAGATAGAACTTGAAATATCAATTGAAAATAATAAAAAAAATCAGATATACCTAGGTTATTTTAATTTATGA
- the iglG gene encoding type VI secretion system PAAR-like protein IglG, with amino-acid sequence MLNIINDSLKRLEEITTNDESISSSVSDLVADLNNIKILLAQSKLHLSSNASILTTSMGAQIKCSYSLGSGIYLSTRIKTLTNNLPASNITDSKLGANILPFAGCTNPANPTMNPFSFPWVCIPNLSAFIPTNPTTLLENAPITTINSKAMCMFAPGGIVDFISSGQINVKTS; translated from the coding sequence ATGTTAAATATTATAAATGACTCCTTAAAACGCTTGGAAGAAATAACGACCAATGATGAAAGTATTAGTAGCTCAGTATCTGATCTAGTGGCGGATTTAAACAATATAAAAATTTTATTAGCTCAATCAAAACTACACTTATCAAGCAATGCGTCAATATTAACCACATCAATGGGAGCACAAATTAAATGCTCATATAGTCTTGGATCAGGAATTTATCTTAGTACAAGAATAAAAACACTAACGAACAACTTACCAGCTTCAAATATTACCGATTCTAAACTAGGAGCTAACATTTTACCTTTTGCTGGATGTACAAATCCAGCAAACCCTACAATGAACCCATTTAGCTTTCCTTGGGTATGTATACCAAACTTATCTGCTTTTATCCCCACGAACCCTACTACGCTACTGGAAAATGCTCCTATAACTACAATAAATAGTAAAGCAATGTGTATGTTTGCTCCGGGTGGTATAGTTGATTTTATTAGTAGTGGACAAATAAATGTAAAAACATCTTAG
- the iglH gene encoding type VI secretion system baseplate subunit TssF/IglH yields MDEKRKDLSTNDASILKKTFDKLSNDIRDDFDKRIFDYSNTLLFKYYSNLYYFVPKSCLLEINDKGHNGYYIPPQEYFFIEDKRTGKTLTYTTKSENIILPIRDITTIKQSDTSINISLEFANNFDYDYVTIWIDPTLCKEDPSFATYIFNQVLEDNGSAKIKFSNHSYTTKNVQIEPIKFQLKPTEKLVLNIHSPSLLYGFNIKIKDLFKYKNNDLNKIDFFLEVKTENYNDEKLSSLFRVNLIPVFNSFDDYSSTSFASMNLSESKLKHHQKDDAQAIEVLSVYENNKQCDFNSFLFVGQNEYYFNRSTQSLNYSSVLPQFSNKIIGTKIHTYTTWTQITEISDLIEINSNAIASISCNISPIVINKALNNYNSNAKEMFNIIDMIISKNMYSKTTFLAIAKLLKINTNDLTLLSMLLQDVEMDSTINELILTLSDKYNPKYKHFLNFHIGIICKFINQNTFSFIKKIVLNNSI; encoded by the coding sequence ATGGATGAAAAAAGAAAAGATTTAAGTACGAATGATGCTAGCATCCTAAAAAAAACTTTTGACAAACTAAGTAATGATATAAGAGATGATTTTGATAAGAGAATTTTTGATTATAGTAATACTCTTTTATTCAAGTATTATAGTAACCTTTATTATTTCGTTCCTAAATCATGCTTATTAGAAATAAATGATAAAGGACACAATGGTTACTATATTCCGCCTCAGGAATATTTTTTCATAGAAGACAAGAGAACAGGTAAAACTCTAACATATACGACAAAGTCAGAAAATATAATACTCCCTATTAGAGATATCACAACCATAAAACAAAGTGATACATCAATAAATATATCATTGGAATTTGCAAATAACTTTGACTATGATTATGTTACTATCTGGATAGATCCAACTTTATGTAAAGAAGATCCTAGCTTTGCCACATACATATTTAACCAAGTATTAGAAGATAATGGCTCAGCAAAGATTAAATTTTCAAATCATAGTTATACAACAAAAAATGTACAAATAGAACCAATTAAGTTCCAATTAAAACCAACAGAAAAATTAGTTCTCAATATCCATTCTCCTAGCCTTTTATATGGTTTTAACATAAAGATCAAAGACTTATTTAAATACAAAAATAATGACCTCAACAAAATTGACTTTTTTTTAGAAGTTAAAACTGAAAACTATAATGACGAAAAATTATCATCTCTATTTAGAGTTAATTTAATACCTGTGTTTAATAGTTTTGATGATTACTCAAGCACCTCATTTGCTTCGATGAATCTCTCAGAGAGTAAACTAAAACATCATCAAAAAGATGATGCTCAAGCAATAGAAGTATTATCTGTTTATGAGAATAATAAACAATGTGATTTTAATAGTTTTCTTTTTGTAGGACAGAATGAGTATTATTTTAATCGCAGCACACAATCTTTAAATTATAGTAGCGTACTCCCTCAATTTAGTAATAAAATAATAGGAACAAAAATACATACATATACAACCTGGACACAGATAACTGAGATTTCTGATCTAATTGAAATTAACTCAAATGCAATAGCATCTATAAGCTGTAATATTTCTCCAATAGTTATTAACAAAGCACTAAACAACTACAATAGCAATGCTAAAGAAATGTTTAATATAATAGATATGATCATCTCTAAGAATATGTATTCAAAAACAACATTCCTAGCTATAGCAAAGCTTTTAAAGATTAATACTAATGACTTAACTTTACTATCAATGCTCCTACAAGATGTTGAGATGGACTCTACTATAAATGAGCTAATTTTAACCTTAAGTGATAAATATAACCCAAAATATAAACATTTCTTAAATTTTCATATTGGTATTATATGCAAATTTATAAATCAAAACACCTTTAGCTTTATTAAAAAGATTGTTTTAAATAACTCTATATAA
- the tssK gene encoding type VI secretion system baseplate subunit TssK — MFLERIYWEDGLRLDSDILDKSNLSVLERLSTASYLPANLNKGIVSFDLDVESLQTGLILIKDLKLYLDEKNFVFYDKSYPLSLQIMTDKLSDEIPLFLNIREKVIEKNGIKYIYNQLSLSLEHSYGFKHSIQIALFRLDRGRLVPEIYDFPLLTLNHYYLGDIFVKLNRTVSELKSFNRFVFSASRSYASILLVFLINKLERELKFAESNRANSSPKQIFDLIDDIYSLIQLNLDKVEELDSIEFDFQKPLTKLNLLADRLLTLCEYRKINNFIRFELHGKKYICESFPEEFFVATRYYLFLKRKATAPANVRFENKNALRITSISRNKNIVALSLSGVKLVDVECSMINFTTRFDNIDAIYEIQKGSEWDFILADSSAVFTAFEGSENFDFFIAFS; from the coding sequence ATGTTTCTAGAAAGGATTTATTGGGAAGATGGTTTAAGATTAGATAGCGATATTTTAGATAAGTCAAATCTATCTGTTTTAGAAAGGTTAAGCACCGCAAGCTATTTGCCAGCTAATCTTAATAAGGGAATCGTTAGCTTTGATTTAGATGTTGAAAGTTTGCAGACAGGTCTTATCCTTATAAAAGATCTTAAATTGTACTTAGATGAAAAAAATTTTGTTTTTTATGATAAGTCTTATCCGTTATCTTTACAAATAATGACTGATAAGTTAAGTGATGAAATCCCCTTATTTCTGAATATCAGAGAGAAAGTAATTGAAAAAAATGGGATTAAATATATCTATAATCAATTGTCATTATCATTAGAGCATAGCTATGGTTTTAAACATAGCATCCAAATTGCATTATTTAGGTTAGATAGAGGGCGATTAGTACCAGAAATTTATGACTTCCCGCTATTAACTCTTAATCATTATTATTTAGGTGATATTTTTGTAAAACTTAATAGGACTGTTTCTGAACTAAAGTCTTTTAATCGCTTTGTTTTTTCAGCTTCAAGATCTTATGCGTCAATATTACTTGTATTTTTGATTAATAAATTAGAAAGAGAATTGAAGTTCGCAGAATCTAATAGGGCAAATAGTTCCCCGAAACAAATATTTGATTTAATTGATGATATTTACAGCTTAATTCAACTTAACCTAGATAAAGTTGAAGAGCTTGATAGCATTGAATTTGATTTCCAAAAGCCTTTGACTAAATTAAATCTACTTGCTGATAGATTGTTAACTCTTTGTGAGTATAGAAAGATTAATAACTTTATCAGATTTGAATTGCATGGAAAAAAATATATATGTGAAAGCTTTCCTGAAGAGTTTTTTGTTGCTACTAGATACTATCTTTTCCTTAAAAGGAAAGCAACAGCTCCAGCCAATGTAAGGTTTGAAAATAAGAATGCTCTGAGAATTACTAGTATAAGTAGAAATAAGAATATTGTAGCTCTGTCTCTTTCAGGAGTAAAACTGGTTGACGTTGAATGTTCTATGATTAATTTTACAACTAGATTTGATAATATCGATGCAATATATGAAATTCAAAAAGGTTCTGAGTGGGATTTTATATTAGCGGATAGTAGTGCGGTTTTTACGGCTTTTGAAGGTAGTGAGAATTTTGATTTCTTTATAGCCTTTTCTTAA